One Myxococcota bacterium DNA segment encodes these proteins:
- a CDS encoding DNA topoisomerase IV subunit A, producing MAKKNPNKNALSAIEKAARAIYSEIEKQKAPTLKMPVRSLSNVSYDGDVGFFELGNETKKRTLSVNTVKTFAQTLKMMSLSRDLVLSDDFATKRDAYYQSKNWGDARFNEQPESDGVMDDIEALFALEGLTREELRFVPDQHGGSVAGELVVIDTDLESGERISIDCTKFGSGAYAVPSWVEHLEFKTKASFILCIETQGMFQRLQSHKYWKKANCILVSMGGVPTRACRRFVRRLSESAKVPVYAFTDCDPYGIGNIYRTLKVGSGNAAHINQFFCVPHASYMGLMPSDIELYGLNKATHPLGDQDKKRATDALKNDPFFQAHKPWQDALNKMLKMGVRAEQQALSLHGLNFVIEEYLPRKLKAPDKFLP from the coding sequence ATGGCCAAAAAAAACCCGAACAAAAACGCGCTTAGTGCCATCGAAAAAGCTGCCAGAGCGATTTATTCAGAAATCGAAAAGCAGAAAGCACCTACCCTTAAGATGCCCGTGCGGTCCTTGAGCAACGTGAGTTATGACGGCGATGTCGGATTTTTCGAGCTGGGCAACGAAACTAAAAAGCGCACATTGAGCGTGAATACTGTCAAGACTTTTGCACAGACGCTCAAGATGATGTCCTTAAGCCGAGATCTCGTTTTGAGCGACGATTTCGCAACCAAGAGAGATGCGTATTATCAGTCAAAAAACTGGGGTGACGCTCGCTTTAACGAGCAACCTGAATCAGACGGTGTGATGGATGACATTGAGGCCTTATTTGCACTGGAAGGGTTAACGCGAGAAGAATTGCGCTTCGTGCCTGACCAACATGGTGGCTCAGTTGCGGGCGAGCTCGTTGTGATTGATACTGACCTCGAATCTGGCGAGCGCATATCTATCGATTGCACCAAGTTTGGCTCGGGCGCTTACGCTGTGCCTTCTTGGGTAGAGCATCTGGAGTTTAAGACCAAGGCAAGCTTTATCTTGTGTATTGAAACGCAAGGTATGTTTCAGAGGCTCCAAAGTCATAAATACTGGAAAAAGGCGAACTGCATTCTCGTCAGCATGGGCGGCGTGCCTACCCGCGCTTGCAGACGTTTCGTTAGACGTCTGTCGGAATCTGCGAAGGTGCCTGTGTATGCATTCACCGACTGCGATCCTTATGGGATCGGCAATATCTACAGGACGCTTAAAGTAGGTTCGGGTAATGCTGCGCATATTAACCAATTCTTCTGCGTGCCGCATGCATCTTACATGGGCTTGATGCCGAGCGATATTGAACTTTATGGCCTTAACAAGGCAACGCATCCGTTGGGCGACCAAGATAAGAAGCGCGCGACAGATGCGCTGAAGAATGATCCGTTTTTTCAGGCGCATAAGCCTTGGCAAGATGCGTTGAACAAGATGCTTAAAATGGGCGTTAGAGCTGAGCAACAGGCATTGAGTCTGCATGGGCTGAACTTTGTAATTGAAGAGTATTTGCCAAGGAAACTTAAAGCGCCTGATAAATTTTTACCTTAG
- a CDS encoding DNA topoisomerase VI subunit B: protein MASTSNIREISISEFFAKNRHLLGFDNPLKALLTAVREAVDNSLDACEEAGIMPEIIVEIKAESNSQFAVSITDNGPGISKAHLGNIFGKLLYGSKFHRLRQSRGQQGIGISAAVMYGQMTTGKSALIISKTSSKHPVHEIELQIDTKKNMPKILKDRENHDPVWAEKKSGTKITIHLEGAYKEGRHGILSYLSQTALSNPHANLLYIDPKGDKHPFPRVMTTLPKAPLEIKRHPHGVEIGLLMQLLQDAKKQTLGTFLKTEFSRVSDAAAAEIVKAAGLALGKPSQGLARAEAEKLYQAIQATKLLPPPTNCLSPLGEDNLMKALYWLFVESQRWDEEEQLSLVTGGTGIAAKPEKKGQSQFEFATAETEMQSRQVEAGEDGAIASREDGYFVTAVTRPPFVYRGNPFQVEVGLFYGKGLKADGLMQVYRYANRVPLQYQASACAMTKAALSVPWKSYNLDQSRGALPTGPVVVVMHVASVWVPYTSESKEAIAHYPEILKEFRLALMEAGRRLQRYLRHQKRQAEEAKKRGYIEKYLNPIGEALQSILQLSAAEKAKTIENLTHLLEKNYGQKKPEQKRA from the coding sequence GTGGCTAGTACATCTAACATCCGTGAAATATCGATTTCTGAGTTTTTCGCCAAAAACCGGCATTTGCTAGGTTTTGATAACCCGCTGAAAGCTTTGCTTACAGCAGTTCGAGAAGCGGTGGATAACTCTTTGGATGCTTGCGAAGAAGCCGGCATTATGCCGGAGATTATCGTTGAGATTAAGGCTGAGTCTAACAGCCAATTTGCAGTGTCGATTACGGATAATGGACCTGGTATTTCCAAGGCGCATCTCGGTAATATTTTCGGCAAGCTTTTGTATGGTTCTAAGTTTCACCGTTTGAGACAGTCGCGCGGGCAGCAGGGCATCGGTATCTCTGCGGCGGTTATGTACGGGCAGATGACGACTGGTAAATCGGCGCTGATTATTAGTAAGACGAGTTCCAAACACCCAGTGCATGAGATAGAACTTCAGATTGATACGAAAAAGAACATGCCCAAAATTTTGAAAGACCGGGAGAATCATGACCCGGTGTGGGCGGAGAAGAAATCTGGCACCAAGATTACCATCCATTTGGAAGGCGCTTATAAAGAAGGCCGACACGGTATTTTGTCTTATTTGAGCCAGACAGCTCTATCGAACCCTCATGCTAACTTGCTTTATATAGATCCTAAGGGCGATAAACATCCTTTCCCTCGCGTGATGACCACTTTGCCCAAAGCACCGCTGGAGATTAAGCGTCACCCGCATGGCGTTGAGATTGGCTTGCTGATGCAGCTGTTGCAGGATGCAAAAAAACAAACACTTGGTACCTTCTTGAAAACCGAGTTTTCTCGCGTGTCGGATGCTGCTGCGGCTGAAATTGTGAAAGCGGCAGGGCTCGCTTTAGGCAAGCCGAGCCAAGGACTGGCCAGGGCTGAGGCTGAAAAACTTTACCAAGCGATTCAAGCGACTAAGCTGTTGCCGCCACCGACAAATTGCTTATCCCCGCTGGGCGAAGATAACTTAATGAAAGCGCTCTATTGGCTCTTCGTTGAGTCACAGCGTTGGGACGAAGAAGAGCAGCTTAGCTTAGTCACAGGGGGCACCGGCATTGCCGCGAAGCCTGAGAAGAAGGGCCAGTCGCAATTTGAATTTGCCACCGCTGAAACTGAGATGCAATCTCGCCAGGTAGAAGCAGGTGAGGACGGCGCGATTGCGTCTCGTGAAGACGGTTATTTCGTGACTGCGGTCACCAGGCCACCCTTTGTTTATCGTGGTAACCCCTTTCAGGTGGAAGTTGGGCTGTTTTACGGCAAAGGCTTGAAGGCGGATGGCCTCATGCAAGTATACCGCTATGCAAACCGGGTGCCGCTTCAGTATCAGGCATCTGCGTGCGCTATGACGAAAGCAGCCTTATCGGTGCCCTGGAAGTCTTACAACTTAGATCAGTCAAGAGGCGCATTGCCGACGGGTCCGGTGGTTGTGGTCATGCACGTGGCTTCTGTTTGGGTGCCTTACACGTCTGAGTCCAAAGAGGCGATTGCCCACTATCCTGAGATTTTGAAAGAATTCAGGTTGGCATTGATGGAAGCCGGCAGGCGCTTGCAGCGTTATTTGCGACATCAAAAGCGCCAAGCTGAAGAAGCGAAAAAGCGCGGTTATATCGAAAAATACTTGAATCCTATTGGAGAAGCTTTGCAATCTATATTGCAACTTTCTGCGGCCGAAAAGGCAAAAACAATTGAAAATCTGACCCACCTCTTGGAAAAAAATTATGGCCAAAAAAAACCCGAACAAAAACGCGCTTAG
- a CDS encoding glycosyl transferase family 90 codes for MVKNRLVFICALLTLLSAGCGDYESISNYDLPYENQIDRDLKPFQSQRITIQQVREAYQSHPDTRVHIKIYGSSVKARSLSPAKDRIHVVVQLVRQAINRFGPLGRIEFVYNLLDEPQISVNGPLFPIFSFSASPEYADIVFPMIAGGEFLRMDSVLSDIKSQSVPFNEKKDRLVWRGSQTGGVYEEANWRDFPRSRLVLFSSEKPDLCDAGFTSYTQVSKRAKEQIENTVGLKRPMSLANMQAYRYIASLDGNVWPDRFPQLLATNSLIFKERSRFYSFFDLALGENVHYLSLDSDMSNLESQILWAKANPDKVVEIIGNANFFARDYLKQSAVEAYVYKLLLGYSAVVHWD; via the coding sequence ATGGTAAAAAATCGTTTAGTCTTCATTTGTGCCTTGCTTACGTTATTATCGGCAGGTTGTGGTGACTACGAGAGTATTTCTAATTATGATTTGCCATATGAAAATCAAATCGATCGAGATTTAAAGCCTTTTCAGTCTCAGCGTATTACAATTCAACAAGTCAGAGAGGCCTATCAATCTCATCCTGATACTAGAGTGCATATTAAAATTTATGGCAGCAGTGTTAAAGCACGGTCGCTAAGTCCTGCCAAAGACAGAATACATGTGGTGGTTCAATTGGTTCGGCAAGCAATCAATCGTTTCGGGCCTCTTGGCAGGATCGAATTTGTATATAATTTGCTGGATGAGCCTCAAATTTCAGTTAATGGTCCTCTGTTCCCCATTTTTTCTTTCAGTGCGTCACCTGAATATGCGGATATCGTGTTCCCTATGATCGCAGGCGGGGAGTTTCTACGGATGGATTCGGTCTTGAGCGATATTAAATCTCAATCTGTGCCATTCAATGAAAAAAAAGATCGGTTGGTTTGGAGGGGTTCTCAAACGGGAGGCGTGTATGAGGAAGCTAATTGGCGAGATTTTCCTAGAAGTCGTTTGGTGTTATTCTCTTCAGAGAAACCAGACCTCTGCGATGCAGGTTTTACTTCCTATACCCAGGTTTCTAAAAGAGCCAAAGAGCAGATCGAAAATACTGTGGGTCTTAAGCGCCCGATGTCGCTAGCGAATATGCAGGCATATCGTTATATTGCTTCGTTAGATGGAAATGTGTGGCCTGACCGATTTCCCCAGCTTCTCGCCACAAACTCTTTAATATTTAAAGAGAGATCTCGCTTCTATTCATTTTTCGATCTTGCGCTAGGAGAAAACGTCCATTATCTGTCGTTAGATAGTGATATGTCCAACCTTGAATCACAAATTCTGTGGGCAAAAGCCAATCCAGATAAAGTTGTTGAAATCATCGGGAACGCCAATTTTTTTGCTCGTGACTATCTTAAACAGTCAGCCGTAGAAGCCTATGTGTATAAGTTGTTACTGGGATATTCTGCGGTTGTTCATTGGGATTGA
- a CDS encoding glycosyl transferase family 90, giving the protein MKQITKLLILATILIAFGCDNEREPRRPDFRLSYENQIKRDLMVFSQTGLTPKSVLKSYQQSPHTRLYVEIVDGEVRYTTDDRDSLRLDRAAQIIQLIRQSVRAYGKLQNMALVFNLLDEPQIKICRTDKCESLPLFSFQKTDDYADILFPYVPQFLNIDSRYKDINSLDVSWESKVEQLVWRGSQTGGVFDATNWKEFGRSKLVLKCNEIPALCNAGFSSYSQVTEEGMLAMAGEIGLKERISEPEMMKWKYVASYDGNGWADRFVRLLASGSVVFKQDSPFYEFFYSSLVPYKHYLPVKQDSSDLAEQILWARQNDSKVRIIVKNANEFVGSQMRQPMVEQYVYRLLQTYGDLQRWGDLGTAI; this is encoded by the coding sequence ATGAAACAGATAACAAAGCTATTGATATTGGCAACCATTTTAATTGCATTTGGTTGCGACAATGAAAGAGAACCAAGAAGACCAGATTTTAGACTTTCTTATGAAAATCAAATAAAGAGAGATTTAATGGTTTTTAGCCAAACCGGCTTGACACCAAAATCCGTATTGAAAAGCTATCAGCAATCTCCCCATACTCGTTTATATGTTGAAATCGTTGACGGCGAAGTTAGATATACGACTGATGATAGAGATAGCTTGCGACTGGATAGAGCGGCACAAATTATCCAGCTGATTAGGCAGTCAGTCAGGGCATATGGAAAGTTGCAGAACATGGCCTTGGTATTTAATTTGCTAGATGAACCGCAAATAAAAATTTGTCGAACTGACAAATGTGAATCTTTGCCGTTATTTTCCTTTCAAAAGACAGATGATTATGCTGATATCCTATTCCCCTATGTTCCGCAGTTTTTAAATATAGATTCTAGATACAAAGATATTAATTCCCTTGATGTTTCTTGGGAGTCGAAGGTCGAACAGCTAGTGTGGCGAGGAAGCCAGACAGGTGGTGTATTTGATGCCACCAATTGGAAGGAATTTGGCAGAAGTAAATTGGTGCTCAAATGTAACGAAATCCCGGCTTTATGTAATGCTGGATTTTCGAGCTACAGCCAGGTAACGGAAGAAGGCATGCTTGCCATGGCAGGTGAGATCGGATTGAAGGAGCGCATTTCAGAACCTGAGATGATGAAATGGAAATATGTGGCATCCTATGATGGAAATGGTTGGGCAGATCGTTTTGTGCGGCTCTTAGCCTCTGGTTCGGTTGTGTTTAAACAAGACTCCCCCTTTTACGAATTTTTCTATAGCTCGCTTGTACCGTACAAACATTACCTTCCGGTGAAACAAGATAGCTCAGATTTGGCTGAACAAATTCTTTGGGCACGGCAAAATGATTCAAAAGTTCGGATCATTGTAAAGAACGCTAATGAATTCGTAGGTAGTCAGATGAGGCAGCCTATGGTTGAACAATATGTGTATCGGTTGTTACAAACTTATGGAGACCTGCAAAGATGGGGCGACCTAGGAACTGCAATATGA
- the sucC gene encoding ADP-forming succinate--CoA ligase subunit beta has product MKIHEYQAKELLRQYGIPTLEGRLSSTLDQVVSASDALGYPCVVKAQVHAGGRGKGGGIKLVKSRQEAESAAEALLGKQLITPQTGSEGQKINSVWVEKGCAIAKEYYAGLVLDRAKGQVCLMVSAEGGVDIEEVAAHHPEKILKEWVNPATGLMAYQARHIAYDLGLTDAQAKKLAPLLVSLYTAYISTDAALMEINPLVLTKADEWVALDAKIDFDDNALFRHKGIAQLQDPSQEDPRETMAQHHGLSYIALDGNIGCMVNGAGLAMATMDIIKKVGGDPANFLDVGGSASQQKVTEALKIILQDTKVKAVLINVFGGIAKCDVIAAGVVAAVAELGLHIPLIVRLEGTHVMEGREILAKSGLKIIPAENLLDAAQKAVSAARSL; this is encoded by the coding sequence ATGAAGATCCATGAGTATCAAGCCAAAGAGCTGCTCCGCCAATATGGGATTCCAACCTTAGAAGGACGCTTAAGCTCAACTTTAGATCAAGTGGTTAGCGCCAGTGATGCGCTCGGTTACCCTTGCGTGGTAAAAGCCCAAGTACACGCGGGCGGGCGCGGCAAAGGCGGAGGGATTAAGCTGGTAAAAAGCCGCCAGGAAGCTGAATCGGCCGCCGAAGCTCTGCTTGGCAAACAGCTGATTACCCCACAAACAGGGTCTGAAGGCCAAAAGATCAACTCTGTTTGGGTTGAGAAAGGCTGCGCGATTGCCAAAGAATATTATGCGGGGCTGGTTTTAGACCGCGCTAAAGGCCAAGTCTGCTTGATGGTCTCAGCGGAAGGTGGCGTGGATATTGAAGAAGTGGCCGCACATCATCCAGAAAAAATCTTAAAAGAATGGGTTAACCCTGCAACCGGCTTGATGGCTTATCAAGCTAGGCATATTGCGTATGATTTAGGCTTAACCGATGCACAAGCCAAAAAGCTCGCACCCCTTTTGGTCTCTCTATATACAGCTTATATCAGCACCGACGCCGCTTTGATGGAAATCAATCCGCTGGTGTTAACTAAGGCAGACGAATGGGTCGCCTTGGACGCCAAAATCGATTTCGATGACAATGCGCTGTTTAGACATAAAGGCATTGCACAGCTGCAAGACCCTTCCCAAGAAGACCCGAGAGAAACCATGGCTCAGCACCACGGCCTAAGTTATATCGCACTCGATGGCAACATCGGCTGCATGGTGAATGGCGCTGGTCTTGCCATGGCAACCATGGATATTATTAAGAAAGTGGGCGGCGATCCAGCGAACTTCCTAGATGTTGGCGGCAGTGCGTCTCAGCAAAAGGTGACCGAAGCGCTCAAAATCATCCTGCAAGACACCAAGGTCAAAGCCGTGCTCATTAACGTTTTTGGCGGCATTGCTAAATGCGATGTCATTGCCGCGGGCGTGGTAGCCGCCGTAGCTGAACTCGGGCTGCACATACCATTGATCGTTCGCCTGGAAGGCACCCATGTGATGGAAGGCCGAGAAATCCTAGCTAAATCAGGGCTTAAAATCATCCCTGCGGAAAACTTATTAGACGCTGCTCAAAAAGCAGTGAGCGCTGCGAGGTCACTATGA
- the sucD gene encoding succinate--CoA ligase subunit alpha gives MSIWVGSNTRLIVQGITGSAGAFHAEQMLEYGTKVVAGVTPGKKGERFLGKVPVFNSVKEAAQETQANASIIYVPAPFAADAILEAIAAELDLVVCITEGIPVLDMVKVKSAMQGSKTRLIGPNCPGIITPDECKIGIMPGSIHKKGNVGVVSRSGTLTYEAVYQLTQLGLGQSTCVGIGGDPVNGTNFVDVLKAFQADSETHGVVMIGEIGGTAEEEAADYVKSHMNKPVVGFIAGSTAPEGRRMGHAGAVISGGQGTAKDKIKAFEQAGIAIAPTPAEIGITFREHFKPNR, from the coding sequence ATGAGCATCTGGGTTGGTTCAAACACACGTCTCATCGTCCAGGGAATCACCGGTTCAGCTGGCGCTTTCCATGCGGAGCAAATGCTCGAATACGGCACCAAAGTGGTGGCAGGCGTTACCCCTGGCAAAAAGGGCGAGCGCTTTTTAGGCAAAGTGCCCGTGTTCAATTCCGTTAAAGAAGCAGCCCAGGAAACACAGGCCAATGCTTCGATCATCTATGTCCCTGCCCCATTTGCAGCGGACGCGATTTTGGAAGCGATAGCGGCCGAGCTGGATTTAGTCGTCTGCATTACCGAAGGTATCCCCGTGCTAGACATGGTGAAAGTTAAAAGTGCCATGCAAGGCAGCAAGACGCGCCTGATCGGCCCAAATTGCCCTGGCATTATCACCCCTGATGAATGTAAAATCGGCATTATGCCTGGTTCGATTCACAAAAAAGGCAACGTAGGCGTGGTCTCCCGTTCAGGAACTTTAACCTATGAAGCGGTATACCAGCTCACTCAGCTAGGCCTAGGGCAGTCAACTTGCGTAGGCATTGGCGGCGATCCAGTCAACGGCACGAACTTTGTTGATGTGTTGAAAGCTTTCCAAGCAGACAGCGAAACACACGGCGTGGTCATGATCGGCGAAATCGGCGGTACCGCGGAAGAAGAAGCCGCAGACTACGTCAAAAGCCACATGAACAAGCCCGTTGTCGGCTTTATCGCCGGCAGCACCGCCCCTGAAGGTCGCCGCATGGGTCATGCGGGCGCGGTGATTTCAGGCGGACAAGGTACGGCCAAAGACAAAATCAAGGCCTTCGAACAAGCTGGGATAGCCATCGCCCCCACCCCAGCGGAGATAGGAATCACTTTCCGTGAGCACTTTAAACCAAATCGCTGA
- the smpB gene encoding SsrA-binding protein SmpB — MSTLNQIAENKRARFDYSIIDTYECGMVLVGSEVKSLRARHVNFGDAYALLKNHEVFLLGLKIEPYTHGTHENHETDRTRKLLLNRKEIKKIERDTARKGLSLIPLKLYFKDGRAKVLIAIAEGKSKGDKRDTIKQREADREVARVMHRGQR; from the coding sequence GTGAGCACTTTAAACCAAATCGCTGAGAACAAGCGCGCGCGCTTTGACTACAGCATCATTGATACCTACGAATGCGGCATGGTCCTGGTGGGCAGTGAGGTAAAATCACTGCGCGCCCGCCATGTTAATTTCGGCGATGCCTATGCTTTGCTCAAAAATCATGAAGTTTTTCTACTAGGCCTTAAAATTGAGCCCTACACCCATGGCACGCACGAAAACCATGAAACCGATCGCACTCGAAAACTGCTGCTCAATCGCAAAGAAATCAAAAAAATCGAGAGAGACACCGCCCGCAAAGGTTTATCGCTCATTCCATTAAAACTGTATTTTAAAGATGGCCGAGCGAAAGTATTAATCGCTATCGCAGAAGGTAAAAGCAAGGGCGACAAACGCGACACGATTAAGCAACGTGAAGCAGATCGCGAAGTCGCACGTGTGATGCATCGTGGGCAGCGGTAA